GCCCGTCTTCAGCTTTGCTTGCCTCCTTGCCCACAGCTTCAATACCTatcttttccttccttccttccttccttcctgccTACCAGAGATCGACAAAAAACTAAACCCCTTCCAAGAAATCCGCGCCTCCGCTGGCAAATCACAATGTCGTATCCTTTCTCTCTACGCCACATCCCCGCGCTTATTCTcgccgccagcagcaccttTGGCGGCATCTGGCCCATCTTCAACGCCGAGGGGGCCATGCTCGAGTTTGGCTTCCCTCCCAACGTCGCCCAAGCACCCGAGGCAAAGCCTGTCATGGTTCAAGGCCAGTCtcgcaccaccatcatcggtCTTgtcgccttcctcttttACTTTAGGGGGAGATTCGCCGAGTTGGACACCATCATGACGGTGTATGGGTTTTATGCTGGCATTCTCGACACGTATATCGTCTACAAGGGGGGCAACCCCAGCTGGGCGCTCTTCCGTCTTGCGGCGTCGTGGGTCTTTGGTTTCTGCGGGATCGCGGGGTTAACTGCTTCCTCCCTGCCTTGAGCTGGGTGTATCTTGGGTGTGTTCGTTGTGTTCGTGGCTTGGCGACACGTCTTATCTCGGCCTAGATCATCAGGTATCAAAAATAAGGCGGCTTCTTCGGGCTCGGTTTCACATTGTTGGACTATTGGTTCCT
The sequence above is a segment of the Podospora pseudoanserina strain CBS 124.78 chromosome 5, whole genome shotgun sequence genome. Coding sequences within it:
- a CDS encoding hypothetical protein (COG:S; EggNog:ENOG503P56W), whose product is MSYPFSLRHIPALILAASSTFGGIWPIFNAEGAMLEFGFPPNVAQAPEAKPVMVQGQSRTTIIGLVAFLFYFRGRFAELDTIMTVYGFYAGILDTYIVYKGGNPSWALFRLAASWVFGFCGIAGLTASSLP